One Citrus sinensis cultivar Valencia sweet orange chromosome 5, DVS_A1.0, whole genome shotgun sequence genomic window, GACAATCATTGTACAAGATAACTGAAATTATTGCagtataaaatttgaaaaaaaaaaacgaagtTAACATGAAGATACCTGCTTCTCTAGACTTGCTCTAATCACTGGTGTGACCATATCCCTCTTGCTATCTTTAACTTTTCCATTGGTTTCAGCCACATTTACCGACCTCCTCGAAGGCCCTTTACCTGCAATATCCTCGAGATCAACCATCTCCGACTCAACCACGtcctcctcctcctcatcATCGTCATACTCATGATAAACAGGATCACTTTCCACGCCCACAATACTAGCCTCACCATTGACAATACCATTCTCCAGTCGATCACCACCGCTCTTCAAAATAGCAACCACCCTTTTACTCCAATCCTCAAAAACAACGTCCAGCTCACCACCATCCACGTCACCCTCAACAACCGGCAAGACCTCACCCGCACCCAgttctctcattttcttcgACAAATCTTTCGCCACCATATTAAAAGTTTTCTCGTACGATTTACTTCCCACTCCAAAAACCGCAAACTTACAATTTGACAGCAGCAACGAACCCACTCTAAAATCATTCGCGCTTTCGTCAATccaattcataaaaaatttcgCCGCTTCAGGTGGCTTTCCATCTTCCCAAGAGGAGGCAACGATTAAAACTAGGGCTTCTTTGGATAGGTCTTCAGGCTCGTAGGTTTGTGGATCGACGAGGTCGAATAGAAGGTCATTGGAGGTTAAGAGAGCATGGAGACGCTTAGCTAGGGTTTTGGACGTACCGGTTTGGGAGATGAAAAAAAGTTTTCCTTTATTGGGGTTAGGATTTTCAGGTTTTTTGCGGTAATCTGAGTGGCGGAGGAATTTATTGAGGCGGCGAGATTTGTAGGCGAAATAAAAGGTGGTGGCTGAGAGGAGAGCCACAAGAGCGAGGTGAGCACGTATAGAAGAAGATGACATGGTTCGAGTTTGCTACTTAGTTTCAGGGTTTGAAggaatgttatttattttttaatagaaaggAATGTTATTTAACTTAAGCATTTCATGCTTCGTTGAGAATGGATTCGACAGTGGAGAGGCTGAGAGAAAGTTTAAAAAGTGAAGAAGACGACTGGCGTGTCACGTGCTTATTAATTTGCAACCATCAAGTTAAGCAAGCAAAGATGTGGGCTCATCTCCAATATGGGTTTCGCCCCGCTGTTTGTCAGGCTGGGcttattatttcaaatattggGCTCTCAATTATGAGAGCCACGTTTTGACCTTCTTGGAGCCTGCTGCAATTTCTCGACTCCACTGTTTTTCCAAATGTTAAGTTTTCCGGGTCCTGCAGAGACACCAGTTTGCGTGGTCCCAGGTTAGAGATGTGCTGCTATGCCATTTTAGTGGCGTAAGAGTCGGGTTAGGGGGTCAAAAAATCTCCAAATCcgaatcctttttttttttttctccccggGGGGCCCTCTGGGGCTCATTCAAAATACAcgccaatttatttttaagatgtTTTGGAACCCGTATCCAAGTATCCAACCCTGATTCCTCCGGGGGCTTGCGGATTCAGGAGCCCACAGGTGCTGCTGCCATCCCTATGACCCTCGGAAAATCCGAAATCTATACATGATGCCTCGTGGAATCAAAACTAAACGTGATCATGACAGATAGAGTGAACAGAAGTTCCAGATCATCAGAACACATTCAATAAGTGGATGgcaatttatatttctttcatcgAACCAGGGTCGATCCTCTATCTCCCACCTCAACTTTTCATTTCTAATGGCTGTACGACTatgagagaaaatataaagaacattTGATTGAGGGTAACTCTACTAGTTTTCGTGTGAAAAATTGTGAATCATTTTACATGTGcctaactaaaaatgaagaatcaGTATTccacttttctttcttttcaaagggAATTGTAATGAAGCTTCTGTCCAACACTACAACAATGATCTTGTCCACTTTGAAATCGATCTATTTACAGAACTCAGGCTTCATAATTTAAGGCCGCCACATAGTTTTTTGAGCACATAAAATACCTTCCTTATCCTGGGCATAAGTCATCCGAATTTCCCAATGCAAGCTTCTCAATATTCCCTCAAGTGGATCAAGTATCTCAACCTTATCACGTACAATTGCCCAACCTCCAGGCCTTAATATGCGATCCATCTCAACAACAATGGAAACAGGTTGTCTGCACCTGCAAAAGTAATATTTATGTAGTCAAATAACCAATGCCCCACTGCTTTGAGAGGTCTGGGCACATGGGATAGACCAAACGGTAACATATGGTAATCAGTAAACTTCTAATGTTGGCAAAGCCGAAACTCTAAAAGCACTTAACCTGCTCTTAAGACGTGAGAACAAATGATCAGCATGCAAAAGGTCATAAGATCTCGGGTAAGTCCCAAACGACTCACACCAATCATGGTAGATACCGACAAGACCACGATCATAAATAACAGGAAGTGTATCTGGTGCATGTACAGGGACCACATTCATCACCCATATTTTCTGTTGTGCAAGTGCTGCAGCAAATCTGCATTTATTATCGAACATTAGGATTCGATTTCTTGACGTCATTTTCCGTTTTCGGTACTTATGTAATCAAAGAGGGAAGCTGTTTCAGGCAGAGGAGAACTACTAACTTCAATCAATGTACATCCTCCTCATAGATATAGCTACTTCAATGTATGAAAATAAGCTTAACGTGCAaagtaaaatgtaaaatattcaGTTGCAAGTTTTCATACCCTCCGTAGATGGATTTCATGTCCATTACATTCCGGATTTTTGACCAATCAATACCCAATCCCGTGAGATAAGACCTGTCAACAATAGCTTTCCAGTGTCTTGTGTCTGAgctcaatttttctttatcgTTCAACCAGTCAGGGTAAGTTTCAAGCCTCTTTGGCCACTCCTCAGGCCATTCTGTCCCATGTTGTTCAATTGAAGATGGAATGGTGTGTAAGCAAGTTTTCATAGGCACATACCTGTTCAGAATGCGGTTGTTAAGTAAAGGGGATGACATTATAACAAATATCAGATTGGTAACAAGCATTAATCTaatgacataaattttttctaGGTAAATGCTATAAACTGAAGAAGGAAGAACTGCTTTCTTTACTattgatgaaattgatttgaacttGTCAAAGTTCTAAATTGCAAATGTTTAGGCATGAAAAGAATATCAATGATCTTCAAAGTGGAAACTCAAGTGAACGTCTCTACCTCTTGATACAATCAAGTTGAATGAAGCTAGATGATGCTAACCAACATGTACTAAACTTATATATCATTGCtgcataattatttactttgtcAACATAAGGCTGGCATTCATTCACTTGTATATGATCATCATGCAAAGGTCTAGTGTAACATTTGTTCAATTATTATCCATCAGGAGGTTTATTTTAGTTTCTATTAATCTATTTGATGGGATGATAGAATCTAATTTTCATGCAAGGACAGTGAATGTGAGTTATTCTAGATTGTCAACAAAACCAACTTGCAAAGAAAGGAAGACGAATTTTGACAAACTAGTTCATCTACACTTACCATGCTGCATCAgggttttcattttccttgcAGAGAGGCGgatttttcttccttctcaATTCATATATATCATTTGATTCGGGTTTCTGGTATATTTTAACTCCCATTTCACTGATTTCATCAGTTTTATGAGCCAGAATATTCCAACAGATAGACGCAGTCAATGTGGTCAAGgctgagaaaattaaaaaagaaaaaaacggCTTGCTATTAAAATTGCAGCacaatatatgaaaaataatgataaattcaGCCCCTGCATAGCGAGTTTCAACAAAATACTTTCAGTCACTACAATAACAAATATgtactttcttttcttgacaAAGACTAGCAATCTTGGCTTTACTTGCCAAAGAGGACTGGGACGTCAAAAGCTGAACATGTGCATATCACTAGAAGCAATCTTAGTTGCTGCCCATACTGGTGCATTTTGGACTTATCTACCACCCAGCCTTGAGTTAGACATGGACTTTAAGTCAGTAATGTCTGGATGACATTTTTTAAGTACAACAGCAATCTAAATCTATGCATCGAATACAGATCAGCAAGATCAGGAGAGACAAATAATACCTTAAAGCAAACAGCTTTGGTTAGAGCACGGACATCAGTCATAAGAGATAAAGAAAATGCTTTTCAGGTCcaatttataacttttaatgcttcatattcatcatcatcaaaaacaatataaaaatgaaaaaagaaagacataAAGGCCATACCTTCTTCCTCTTCAATGCTATCATGCTTAGTTGACAGAATAAAGTATCCACTAGGCCTTAAAATTCTATTCATCTCTAGGAGAAGCTTTCCCCCTggaaaggaaagaaaggaCTATACTGATCTAACTGACATAATCTCTAACAGAAAATGATAACATAAAATGAACGAAGAGAGATAGGGTTAAACACAAACCATGGGCGTGCCAAGTTATGCTACATCCGTCACAATGAATAGCATCGAAAACACCACTGGGAAAAGGAAGTCTTCTATTTCCAAGAGGGCTAACCACTGCAGGAAAACCACGCTCCAGAGCTACTTGAGCTAGGTCGACTAGATCATCCTTCAACCCTACAGTTAATGTGAGGACCTCCTTATCAAGAAGAGACGCCACAAAGCTTGAATCTGCCGATCCAATCTCCAGCACTACATGAATATTCTTCCCCCATTCTATATCTGGCACCATCTATCAGAAacaatcaaatttcaaaatgtaaATCAGCCAATGATGTTAGTGGTTTAAAAATGAAgtattcaataaaagcacaacaTAAGAAGCAAACTCAAGAAATTATATTGTACCCTACATAagttcaatatttttatatcagaATTTAAAGTGCACCTTATCATTGGGAAGTGTATATCCACCTTTTTTCTAGTCCTCTACAGATTGATGCAACCAAAGTTCACTCAAAACCATCCTAATCGCTCTATATGATAGGTATCGGTGCCTGAAGCCGAAATTCTTAGAAAGAGGTTGATGATAGTGACTCTCGTGCTAGAGGCAGCTACAGAAGTGCCAAAAAGAGTGAAGGTTTGTGGTTATCACTATCCAATTATTAAATGCCATAATATCTCTATTAATATGCTCCTGAACCAATCATTGAAAAGCAAGGAAAAGTTGTGGGTCATCCAATGAGGACTAGTAGTATTCTGGTCATGTTGATATTGGGACTCAAAAAGAAGGACATTATTGATTCAACTTTCATAGTTCACCTGCAGAAGAAACTCACCTCTTCAATGGACTCAAGGTAGTGAAGAACCCCACCTTTGAATTCAGACTGATTCTGGGGAAAAGTCAGATACTCGCCAGACTCCACCAACCAATTATGTTTCTTAATGTACGCAGCAAGTTTTGGATGAGCCACGTTCTTATACAATATCTGCAGAAAGAGTAAGAGAATACCATGTAAGAAAATCGAACGAATCTTGCCTCTCCATACACATAACTTCAACAAAAAGGATGAAACCCTCGTATATACCTTGAGTCTGCTGTCAGGCCAAGAGACAGGAGATCCATACCCTGCATGAGGAAGTGGCACAAGACACATCAGATGAGATCTAGGGCAACTCCTCTCTGTATGCCTATAGCTCTGGAACTTTCCAAAACCACTTTCATTGTCAATACAAGGAATGTAATTATGCTTGCTCCTCGTGCTACATAATTTCCAACTATAATGAGCTTTAGGATCAAAGACTGGACCCTTTACCTTCCTCTTCTTCCCCGTACTTCTCGATCTACCACTCTCGCCTTCCACCGTAACCACACTTTGTTCATTCTCTTGTTGAACTAAATCAACATCACCTTCTGTCTCTCCATTAACTTCACTTTCACGAACAGATTCTTCTTCCTTACCATCCACAACTTCCTGctcttgttcttcttcatcttccttCAGCGAATCATCACTCTCAGAT contains:
- the LOC112497558 gene encoding probable methyltransferase PMT28 isoform X2, translated to MAIARLARLGRHAKRPHGLCVKMTAVAILGLCFIFAWSTFSSSANSVTTQRESFDDIAEPVSADTKVISSKPQYTERKRQWHEIGKEEDKKVKLESDLDKAKEKKINGSASVTVIKHESRKKNEKTVPNVKKQKHTVKSVNEETNEENEKSESDDSLKEDEEEQEQEVVDGKEEESVRESEVNGETEGDVDLVQQENEQSVVTVEGESGRSRSTGKKRKVKGPVFDPKAHYSWKLCSTRSKHNYIPCIDNESGFGKFQSYRHTERSCPRSHLMCLVPLPHAGYGSPVSWPDSRLKILYKNVAHPKLAAYIKKHNWLVESGEYLTFPQNQSEFKGGVLHYLESIEEMVPDIEWGKNIHVVLEIGSADSSFVASLLDKEVLTLTVGLKDDLVDLAQVALERGFPAVVSPLGNRRLPFPSGVFDAIHCDGCSITWHAHGGKLLLEMNRILRPSGYFILSTKHDSIEEEEALTTLTASICWNILAHKTDEISEMGVKIYQKPESNDIYELRRKKNPPLCKENENPDAAWYVPMKTCLHTIPSSIEQHGTEWPEEWPKRLETYPDWLNDKEKLSSDTRHWKAIVDRSYLTGLGIDWSKIRNVMDMKSIYGGCRQPVSIVVEMDRILRPGGWAIVRDKVEILDPLEGILRSLHWEIRMTYAQDKEGILCAQKTMWRP
- the LOC112497558 gene encoding probable methyltransferase PMT28 isoform X1, whose amino-acid sequence is MAIARLARLGRHAKRPHGLCVKMTAVAILGLCFIFAWSTFSSSANSVTTQRESFDDIAEPVSADTKVISSKPQYTERKRQWHEIGKEEDKKVKLESDLDKAKEKKINGSASVTVIKHESRKKNEKTVPNVKKQKHTVKSVNEETNEENEKSESDDSLKEDEEEQEQEVVDGKEEESVRESEVNGETEGDVDLVQQENEQSVVTVEGESGRSRSTGKKRKVKGPVFDPKAHYSWKLCSTRSKHNYIPCIDNESGFGKFQSYRHTERSCPRSHLMCLVPLPHAGYGSPVSWPDSRLKILYKNVAHPKLAAYIKKHNWLVESGEYLTFPQNQSEFKGGVLHYLESIEEMVPDIEWGKNIHVVLEIGSADSSFVASLLDKEVLTLTVGLKDDLVDLAQVALERGFPAVVSPLGNRRLPFPSGVFDAIHCDGCSITWHAHGGKLLLEMNRILRPSGYFILSTKHDSIEEEEALTTLTASICWNILAHKTDEISEMGVKIYQKPESNDIYELRRKKNPPLCKENENPDAAWYVPMKTCLHTIPSSIEQHGTEWPEEWPKRLETYPDWLNDKEKLSSDTRHWKAIVDRSYLTGLGIDWSKIRNVMDMKSIYGGFAAALAQQKIWVMNVVPVHAPDTLPVIYDRGLVGIYHDWCESFGTYPRSYDLLHADHLFSRLKSRCRQPVSIVVEMDRILRPGGWAIVRDKVEILDPLEGILRSLHWEIRMTYAQDKEGILCAQKTMWRP